One Stenotrophomonas maltophilia R551-3 genomic window, CCAAGCGACACCACGCCACCAACGATCACTGCGGTCAGCAAGGTGCCGGAAAACCGATGCTCGAAACGGCCGCTGAGCTCCTCGATGGCAAAAACGATACCGGCCAGCGGCGTGTTGAATGCCGCCGCGATGCCTGCCGCGCCACCGGCCAGCAGGAAGTGCGAGAGCTCGCGCGGGTCCTTGAAGCCAAACCAGCGGCCGAACAGGTACATCAGGCTGGCACCCACATGCACGGTGGGCCCTTCGCGCCCGACCGACGCGCCGCCGAGCAGCGACAACGAGGTCAGCAGCAGCTTGCCCGCCGAGACCGCGGGCGAAAGATTGGTCCTGCGGAACGACTCATCCGGCTTGTCCAACGCGGCGATGACCTGCGGAATGCCGCTGCCCCGCGTGGGCTTCAGCACGCCCGCGGTCAACCAGGCCAACAGCGCGAAGATGCCGGGCGTAAGCAGCAGGGCCCACCACGGCGAGTGCGCGGTGATGCGCTGGAACAGATGGAAGGCCGCGTCGCTGGCCTTGGCGAACAGGATGGCCACCAGTGCCACGGCCACGGCGCCGCCCCAGAGCGCGGCACGGCGACGCCAGGCCTCGCTGAGAACCAGCGCGGTGATGCGGCCGCGGAGGCGGTGGAGATCGGTCATGCGGGGCAGTCTGGACGCTGCGGAGGAAGGCGGACAGCGGGTACTGTGGCTGAAGGCCTTGCAGGATGTGGTGAATACGCTCACGCGCCGGGAACCGCATGCTTTGGCAGCAATGGCACGCCGTCCCACATGCGTGAAGGCCGGCCGATTCCTACCGGGTTCGTCCACCGCGCCTCGTGGAGGTAGCATTGCAGCCGCTGCCCTCTGGGGAGGGGTGCAGCTCCGCCGGCAACGAAAGGCCGCCACCGCTCGTCATCGCGGTAGCGCTTGCCAGCACCTGCGTGCCGACATCTGCGTGAATTGCTTCGTTCTCGACATCCTCAATGACAATGGAGTGTGAGATGAATGCCTACGACCCGCTGGATCACATCATCCATCTTCGTGATGGCACGCTGCAGGAATCAGACCTTCGCCGGATTGTCGGTCGCGCGCTGCAGGCCAGGTCACCTTCCGGAATCGTCATCCATGTACATGGCGGCCGCGTTTCGCAGAAGCGTGGACGGCGCATCGCAGAAACCCTGCATGACCCCTATGTGCGGGCACAGGCCTACCCCTTGTTCTTCGTCTGGGAAACGGGTGACATCGAAGCTCCGTTGAACAACCTGGGCGAGATCCTGGGTGCAGTACTCGCCAAACTGCTCTTCAGGAAAGTCCAGGACAAGATCCTGGAAAAGCTCGGCGGTGAACAGGCATTCACGCCCGGCATGAAGATCCTCAACGCCGCGCCACCCGACGAGGAAAGCCTTTCGGCAGATCTCGCACAGGAGTTCGCTGAAGATCCCGAGGTGAACCAGGCCCTTGCCGAGGCCCGGGAGGATTACAGGGAGGCGACGCTGACGCCCGTAAACAAGATGCTGGCACATGAACCGCCAGCCGAACACGCGGCCATCGTCAACGAGCGCACGGCAATGGAACTGTTTGGCACTCCGTCACCCAACAAGGCCGTAGCATTGAACTGGATCGCGCTGGCCATCAAGGTGGCCAGACTGGTGATACGCGTATGGCAACGCCAGCACAGTGGCCGGGGGCGGCCAGGTGCCGTCTCCGCCGTGATCGTGGAAGAAGTACTGCGAGAGTTCTATCTCGATGACGTGGGGCGCATCGGCTGGTGGAATCCCATGAAGAAGGATGCACAGGATTCATTCGACGGCCCGGCATCGGGTGGCGTCAGATTCCTGCGCGAGCTGCACAGGCAGTTGCAGTCCGAAGCCTCTGTTCCCCGCATCACGCTCGTCGGCCACAGCGCCGGCAGCATCTTCCTGTGCGAGCTGTTGGACCAGGCAGCGCAGATCCTTCCGGATCTGACGTTCGACCTTATTCTCGAAGCGCCTGCGGTGACGTGTCGTCGGTTCGCGCATGCCATCTCGAAGCACGAGAACCGCATCGGGAGGTTCCGGCAATTGGCGATGAGGGATGCCGACGAAGCCAGCGAGCGTTCACTGTTCTTTCCCGGTTCGCTGCTCTACATCGTGTCCAACATCTTCGAAGATGCTGCCGATGAGCCTCTGCTCGGCATGGAACGCTTCTTCACCCGGGAGAGCGTCTATAGCAACTCTGCGGCGTGGGCAGACATCTCGGCCTGCCAGGCGTTCTTCGCCCGGAAAGGAGAAAGCGCGGTGAGCTGGTGGACCCTTGATGACCTCAATGCCGACCAGCGCGAAGGTTGGGGCCACGGCTACTTCGATGACGGTCCCTTCATCCTCGGCAAGGTGACCGCGTTGATCAGCGAAACACCGCACACGCCTTGATGCCGATCACTTTTCGCGCTCGACGACAGAAGCAACGCGCCGGGCGGGATCGCCCGGAGTGCAAACACTGTAAACCATGTGAACATGAATATTGTTGACAGCCTGCGCACGCCCACCCACACTGCCGCCCTCGCTCCACTCGTACCCAGGGTCCCGCCATGGCTGCTGCCATCCGCCACGACTGGCAACACGACGAACTGCAGGCGCTGTTCGATCTGCCGTTCCCCGAGCTGCTGTTCCGCGCCGCAGCGGTCCATCGCGAGCACTTCGACCCAGCCCAGGTGCAGGTCTCCACGCTGCTGTCGGTGAAAACCGGTGGTTGCCCGGAAGACTGCGCGTACTGCCCGCAGGCGCAGCGCTACAACACCGGGGTGAACGCGCAGAAACTGATGGAGACCGACGCAGTGCTGGCCAAGGCACGCCAGGCCAAGGCCGCCGGTGCCTCGCGCTTCTGCATGGGTGCCGCGTGGCGTTCGCCGAAGGACCGCGACATCCCGAAGGTGGCGGCGATGATCGCCGGGGTGAAGGCGCTGGGCCTGGAGACCTGCGCCACGCTGGGCATGCTCAGTGGCGGGCAGGCGCGTGCGCTGAAGGATGCGGGACTGGACTACTACAACCACAACCTCGACACCGCGCCGGACTACTACGATTCGATCATCCACACGCGCCAGTACCAGGACCGCCTGGATACGCTGGAGCACGTGCGCGATGCTGGCCTGAAGACCTGCTGCGGCGGCATCGTCGGCATGGGCGAGACGCGCGCGCAGCGTGTCGGCCTGCTGCTGGCGCTGGCCACGTTGCCGGCGCATCCCGATTCGGTACCGATCAACAAGCTGGTGCAGGTGGCGGGCACGCCGCTGCATGGCAGCGCCGAACTGGACCCGTTCGAGTTCGTGCGCATGATCGCGGTGGCACGCATCGTCATGCCGCGCTCGATGGTGCGGCTGTCGGCCGGTCGCGAGGCGATGAGCGATGAACTGCAGGCGCTGTGCTTCGTCGCTGGTGCCAATTCGATCTTCTACGGCGACAAGCTGCTGACCACCGGCAACCCGGAGAGCGAGCGCGACCTGGCGCTGTTCGCGCGGCTGGGACTGCAGCCGATGGCGGTGCAGGTGGATGCCGAGGGCCACGACCACGGCGGTACCGTGCACGCCGATATCAGCGCCGATGCGCCCGGCTGTGGCTGCGCTCACGCGGCCTGAGACGGGACACAGGCAGGCGTCGCGGCAACGCGCTACCCTAGCCGCCCCGTCGTCGCATTCAGCCA contains:
- the bioB gene encoding biotin synthase BioB: MAAAIRHDWQHDELQALFDLPFPELLFRAAAVHREHFDPAQVQVSTLLSVKTGGCPEDCAYCPQAQRYNTGVNAQKLMETDAVLAKARQAKAAGASRFCMGAAWRSPKDRDIPKVAAMIAGVKALGLETCATLGMLSGGQARALKDAGLDYYNHNLDTAPDYYDSIIHTRQYQDRLDTLEHVRDAGLKTCCGGIVGMGETRAQRVGLLLALATLPAHPDSVPINKLVQVAGTPLHGSAELDPFEFVRMIAVARIVMPRSMVRLSAGREAMSDELQALCFVAGANSIFYGDKLLTTGNPESERDLALFARLGLQPMAVQVDAEGHDHGGTVHADISADAPGCGCAHAA